A part of Silvimonas soli genomic DNA contains:
- the trpB gene encoding tryptophan synthase subunit beta: protein MNDFLRYHQPDLQGHFGQFGGLYVAETLMPALDELRIEYEKAKADPAFMAEYNYELAHYVGRPSPIYHAKRWSEALGGAQIYLKREDLNHTGAHKVNNTIGQALLARRMGKKRVIAETGAGQHGVATATVAARYGLECVVYMGAEDVKRQSPNVFRMKLLGATVVAVESGSKTLKDAMNEAMRDWVTNVDSTYYIIGTCAGPHPYPMLVRDFQCVIGEEAKVQMVDMIGRQPDYVVACVGGGSNAIGIFHPYIEVPGVRLIGVEAGGDGVETGRHAAPLTANVGTGVLHGNRMYLMQDENGQVADTHSISAGLDYPGVGPEHCYLKDIHRAEYVAANDNEAIAAFHDLSRFEGIIPALESSHALAHAKKLAPTLPKDQVILVNLSGRGDKDIPTMARMAGIEL, encoded by the coding sequence ATGAACGACTTCCTTCGTTACCACCAGCCCGATTTGCAAGGTCACTTTGGCCAGTTTGGCGGCCTGTACGTTGCCGAAACGCTGATGCCAGCGCTCGATGAGCTGCGTATCGAATATGAAAAAGCCAAGGCTGATCCAGCCTTCATGGCCGAGTACAACTATGAGTTGGCCCACTATGTTGGCCGTCCGTCGCCGATTTATCACGCCAAGCGCTGGTCCGAAGCCTTGGGTGGCGCACAGATTTATCTGAAGCGTGAAGACCTGAATCATACCGGCGCGCACAAGGTAAACAACACCATCGGCCAGGCCTTGCTGGCTCGCCGTATGGGTAAAAAACGCGTGATTGCCGAAACCGGCGCGGGTCAGCACGGCGTGGCGACGGCCACTGTGGCGGCGCGTTACGGTCTGGAATGCGTGGTGTACATGGGCGCTGAAGACGTCAAACGCCAATCACCCAATGTGTTCCGCATGAAGTTGCTGGGCGCGACCGTAGTTGCCGTTGAGTCGGGCTCCAAAACGCTGAAAGACGCCATGAACGAGGCGATGCGTGATTGGGTGACCAACGTCGATAGCACTTATTACATTATTGGCACCTGCGCAGGCCCGCACCCGTACCCGATGCTGGTGCGTGACTTCCAGTGCGTGATTGGCGAAGAAGCCAAGGTGCAGATGGTCGACATGATTGGCCGTCAGCCCGATTACGTGGTGGCATGTGTCGGCGGTGGCTCCAACGCCATTGGTATCTTCCATCCGTATATCGAAGTGCCTGGCGTGCGGCTGATTGGCGTTGAAGCCGGTGGTGATGGCGTCGAAACCGGTCGTCATGCTGCGCCGCTGACCGCCAACGTCGGCACTGGCGTGCTGCACGGCAATCGCATGTATCTGATGCAGGATGAAAACGGTCAGGTTGCCGACACGCATTCGATCTCCGCTGGTCTGGATTATCCAGGCGTGGGCCCGGAACATTGCTACCTGAAAGACATTCACCGCGCCGAGTATGTGGCGGCGAACGACAACGAAGCGATTGCAGCATTTCACGATCTGAGTCGTTTTGAAGGTATCATCCCGGCGCTGGAATCCAGTCACGCTCTGGCGCATGCCAAAAAGCTCGCTCCGACGCTGCCGAAAGACCAGGTCATTCTGGTGAATCTGTCTGGTCGTGGCGACAAGGATATTCCGACCATGGCCCGTATGGCCGGTATCGAACTCTAG
- the trpA gene encoding tryptophan synthase subunit alpha yields the protein MSRIQTTFGALKQQNRQALIPFITAGDPRPGITVELMHALVKGGADVIELGVPFSDPMADGPVIQRASERALAHKVSLRNVLEMVLEFRQTNNQTPVVLMGYANPVEHWGYESFAKAAHAAGVDGVLTVDMPPEEAEDLARIFKANDIDPIFLLAPTTPVSRIQAVERLASGYAYYVSLKGVTGASNLDVANVAERLAVIKQHLSVPVGVGFGIRDAQTARSVAQIADAVVIGSRLVQEVEAGEEGLAERLTTFLAGIRSAIDTARA from the coding sequence ATGTCCCGAATCCAGACCACCTTTGGCGCGCTGAAACAACAAAATCGCCAGGCATTGATCCCGTTTATTACTGCTGGCGATCCTCGCCCTGGTATTACCGTTGAGCTGATGCACGCGCTGGTGAAGGGCGGGGCAGATGTGATTGAACTGGGCGTGCCGTTTTCCGACCCAATGGCCGACGGCCCGGTGATCCAGCGTGCCAGTGAACGTGCCCTGGCGCACAAAGTCAGCCTGCGTAACGTGCTGGAAATGGTGCTTGAGTTCCGCCAAACCAACAATCAGACCCCAGTGGTGCTGATGGGTTATGCCAACCCGGTTGAACACTGGGGTTATGAGTCTTTTGCCAAGGCAGCTCATGCTGCAGGCGTGGATGGCGTACTGACGGTAGATATGCCGCCAGAAGAAGCCGAAGACCTGGCGCGCATCTTCAAAGCCAATGATATTGATCCGATTTTTCTGCTGGCGCCAACCACGCCGGTATCGCGCATTCAGGCGGTAGAGCGGTTGGCCAGCGGTTATGCCTATTATGTTTCGCTCAAGGGGGTGACCGGTGCGTCCAACCTTGATGTTGCCAATGTGGCCGAACGTCTCGCTGTAATCAAACAGCATCTGAGCGTACCGGTCGGCGTGGGCTTTGGTATCCGTGATGCCCAAACCGCCCGCAGTGTTGCGCAGATTGCCGACGCCGTGGTGATTGGTTCGCGTCTGGTGCAGGAAGTGGAAGCGGGTGAGGAAGGTCTGGCTGAGCGCCTGACCACATTCCTTGCCGGTATTCGTTCTGCCATTGATACCGCTCGCGCCTGA
- a CDS encoding phosphoribosylanthranilate isomerase: MSLPRIKICGLRDAETARTVAAMGADAIGLVFYAPSPRNVSIETAQTVLAALPAFVTSVGLFVNADAEWLRDLLEVLPLDLLQFHGDESPAYCRSFGRPYIKAVRVKPDTNLLEYAAQYRDARGLLVDAFVEGTPGGTGEAFDWSLIPQDLPLPLILSGGLHPDNVREAIAAVKPWAVDVSSGVESTRGIKDLSKVEQFIKAARLA; the protein is encoded by the coding sequence ATGAGCCTGCCTCGCATCAAGATCTGCGGTCTGCGGGATGCCGAAACAGCCAGAACGGTCGCCGCAATGGGCGCAGACGCCATAGGTCTGGTGTTCTACGCGCCCAGCCCACGCAACGTGAGTATCGAGACCGCGCAGACGGTGCTGGCGGCATTGCCGGCGTTCGTTACCAGCGTGGGACTGTTTGTAAACGCGGATGCAGAATGGCTGCGTGACCTGCTGGAAGTACTGCCGTTAGACCTGCTGCAGTTTCACGGCGATGAGTCACCGGCGTACTGTCGAAGTTTCGGGCGACCTTATATCAAAGCGGTTCGCGTAAAACCTGACACAAATTTGTTAGAATACGCCGCCCAATACCGTGACGCGCGCGGTTTGCTGGTGGATGCCTTTGTAGAAGGCACGCCCGGCGGTACTGGTGAAGCTTTTGATTGGTCATTGATTCCACAGGATTTACCGCTGCCACTGATCTTGTCCGGTGGCCTGCACCCGGACAATGTTCGGGAGGCGATTGCGGCGGTTAAACCTTGGGCAGTTGATGTTTCCAGCGGTGTGGAAAGCACCCGTGGCATAAAAGACCTGAGCAAGGTTGAACAATTTATCAAGGCGGCGAGACTCGCATGA
- the truA gene encoding tRNA pseudouridine(38-40) synthase TruA, with protein MKYALAIEYDGRAFYGWQVQPDRPTVQAAVEAAISRMAGHALRVHAAGRTDTGVHASGQVVHFETEVNRPLTAWVRGVNSFLPDGVAVRWAQEVPEEFHSRFSATGRHYRYLLLNHPVRPALWSGRVGWTHSALDIDAMRQAAVLLLGTHDFSSFRAAECQAKTPVKTLRRIELIEQGTLLAVDFEADAFLHHMVRNLMGALLHIAKGNAPPEWIVTLLAQRNRSVAPPTFMPDGLYLTGVSYPAQFGLPSEPDPRYGLI; from the coding sequence AAGCCGCGGTGGAAGCCGCCATTTCGCGCATGGCGGGCCATGCCTTGCGCGTGCACGCGGCTGGCCGTACCGATACTGGTGTGCATGCCAGTGGTCAGGTTGTGCATTTTGAGACCGAGGTCAATCGCCCGCTCACCGCTTGGGTGCGTGGCGTAAACAGCTTTTTGCCCGATGGCGTAGCAGTGCGCTGGGCACAAGAAGTGCCGGAAGAATTTCATTCGCGCTTTTCTGCCACCGGCAGGCACTACCGATATCTGCTGCTGAATCATCCGGTGCGCCCCGCGTTGTGGTCGGGCAGGGTGGGTTGGACTCATTCCGCGCTGGACATTGATGCGATGCGCCAAGCAGCGGTGTTGTTGCTAGGGACACACGATTTTTCCAGCTTCCGGGCGGCGGAATGCCAGGCCAAAACGCCGGTCAAAACCTTGCGCAGGATTGAATTGATTGAGCAGGGCACGTTGCTCGCGGTCGATTTTGAGGCTGATGCCTTTTTGCATCATATGGTGCGCAATCTGATGGGCGCGTTGTTACACATTGCCAAAGGCAACGCGCCGCCAGAATGGATTGTGACTCTGCTGGCCCAGCGCAACCGCAGCGTGGCACCGCCTACTTTTATGCCAGATGGCTTATATCTGACTGGTGTGAGTTATCCTGCACAATTCGGCCTGCCAAGCGAGCCTGATCCGCGTTATGGCTTGATCTAG